A genomic region of Papaver somniferum cultivar HN1 chromosome 7, ASM357369v1, whole genome shotgun sequence contains the following coding sequences:
- the LOC113297381 gene encoding uncharacterized protein LOC113297381: MRFFRRIAGILGFGKDEQHHSDEDEIADSHQNLNQNQHHHQEQHNHHHHQNQQNRDSNNNSSKEETRRSSKGFGVKVPVVVDRVNPGPLLVPTHLGDGGVQGLKWYAKRLRIDEDGDVADEFLDEVVQPVEVSSAADDRRQVASAADDRKQLLKKFELKYSTKPAKVRKQVITIDGKIHQSVEYQGKLQWV; the protein is encoded by the exons atgagatttttcagaagaatcgCGGGTATACTTGGGTTTGGAAAAGATGAACAACATCattcagatgaagatgaaattGCTGATAGTCACCAAAATTTAAATCAAAACCAACATCATCATCAAGAAcaacataatcatcatcatcatcagaatcaaCAAAATCGTGACAGTAATAATAATAGTAGTAAAGAAGAAACACGTAGAAGTTCAAAAGGGTTTGGAGTTAAAGTTCCTGTTGTTGTCGATCGAGTTAATCCTGGTCCTTTACTCGTTCCTACTCATCTCGGCGATGGCGGTGTTCAA GGTTTGAAATGGTATGCTAAGCGCCTTCGGATAGACGAAGATGGTGATGTTGCAGATGAGTTCCTTGACGAGGTCGTGCAACCAGTAGAAGTATCATCTGCAGCCGATGATAGGAGACAAGTAGCATCTGCAGCTGATGATAGGAAACAACTGCTGAAGAAGTTTGAGTTGAAGTACAGCACAAAGCCAGCTAAAGTGAGAAAGCAGGTGATTACGATTGACGGAAAAATCCATCAAAGTGTGGAATACCAAGGAAAATTACAGTGGGTGTAG